In the genome of Dermacentor variabilis isolate Ectoservices chromosome 5, ASM5094787v1, whole genome shotgun sequence, one region contains:
- the LOC142581884 gene encoding uncharacterized protein LOC142581884 isoform X2: MTTTQMNITGAEALDARSYRRTVDHAHQAALSRALHKILARRTGSRSLPYALQHLYRKCLKPRPEDGVQFRSKLLDSAGVAPWPQPRRDTANAEDVSKVLGNAYYFTNEPVLLRMGVGADGLVFLAEPRLLMDGPAATPGDVAQAAAAAFVSAGGQLPPPVDVNRVEKLLDSARRGDDTPPWNTTMHLPEVEPDGGRQRTAKIPQSAWASWNLRTVIEEAFEPREAISEVVVRAPNYVEALPDLLKQVKEHELLNYLGLRTSLLASRLLPAGPEKQLLCRLTDVDDVAPARTADEHCVRMIAKYEPALALYALSTRSSLVTGLDADTLLVFLHRQLSSLLRAGALGADNDSLSSKLADRADALPWVGPAPEWLNNATTRQAYIARFYDTTAPPASSSKGAAPAVFGWMQEKVVNEHLALNEPDQFVDAHWTPGLLSTRCRVVLREEQSVATGGDEEGNDDDPVKGLPEATLQVPPAAFDLLWATSPSTAMLQMARVGVRAYEPVLRYLLRWLQRQQRSRRNHCSKWTTAAPDNLDAALESRALSLALRAFLAWPGAPELVLPGLEHLSPEQLFFLFYALNQCESNSPDVEQMLATKKKRSRGTARPGLAAWVNRVTSTNEDFARAFKCTQVPKQPNPFQDCSKAAA, from the exons ATGACGACAACGCAAATGAACATTACTGG GGCGGAGGCTTTGGACGCACGTAGCTACCGACGCACAGTAGATCACGCACACCAGGCCGCGCTGTCTCGCGCCCTGCACAAGATCCTGGCGCGCAGAACAGGCAGCCGATCGCTGCCGTATGCACTGCAGCATCTCTACCGCAAGTGTCTCAAGCCAAGACCCGAAGACGGGGTCCAGTTTCGCTCCAAGCTGCTCGACAGCGCTGGCGTCGCACCGTGGCCGCAGCCCCGTCGGGACACGGCGAACGCCGAGGACgtgtccaag GTTCTGGGCAACGCGTACTACTTCACGAATGAGCCGGTGCTCCTGCGAATGGGAGTGGGTGCCGACGGGCTCGTGTTTCTTGCCGAGCCCCGGCTGCTCATGGACGGCCCCGCGGCGACACCAGGCGACGTGGCACAGGCGGCCGCCGCGGCTTTCGTGTCGGCGGGAGGGCAACTGCCGCCACCAGTCGACGTTAACCGAGTCGAAAAGCTATTGGACTCGGCCCGAAGGGGTGACGACACTCCGCCGTGGAACACAACGATGCACCTGCCCG AGGTGGAACCGGATGGCGGCCGGCAGCGTACCGCCAAGATACCGCAGAGCGCCTGGGCCTCTTGGAACCTGCGCACGGTCATCGAGGAGGCGTTCGAGCCTCGCGAGGCCATCAGCGAAGTCGTCGTCCGGGCACCGAACTACGTCGAGGCGTTGCCGGACTTGCTCAAG CAAGTGAAGGAGCACGAGCTACTCAACTACCTGGGCCTGCGCACATCTCTGCTGGCGTCCCGCCTGCTGCCAGCCGGCCCTGAGAAGCAGCTGCTTTGTCGGCTCACTGATGTCGATGACGTTGCGCCGGCCCGCACTGCCGACGAGCACTGCGTCCGAATGATAG CGAAGTACGAGCCGGCGCTGGCGCTATACGCTCTGTCTACACGGTCGTCGCTGGTGACCGGCCTGGATGCCGATACACTGCTGGTATTCCTGCACCGCCAGCTGTCCAGCCTGTTGCGCGCAGGGGCCCTGGGTGCCGACAACGATTCCCTCTCGAGCAAACTGGCAGACCGTGCGGACGCCCTGCCTTGGGTGGGGCCTGCCCCGGAATGGCTCAACAATGCCACCACGCGCCAGGCATACATCGCCAG GTTCTACGACACGACCGCGCCGCCTGCGTCCTCTTCAAAGGGCGCCGCGCCAGCCGTGTTCGGCTGGATGCAGGAGAAGGTGGTCAACGAACACCTGGCGCTCAACGAGCCTGACCAGTTCGTGGACGCCCACTGGACGCCCGGCCTCTTATCGACGCGCTGCAGGGTCGTGCTGCGCGAAGAGCAGTCAGTCGCCACCGGCGGGGACGAAGAAGGGAACGACGACGACCCAGTCAAGGGGCTCCCGGAGGCCACGCTTCAG GTACCACCGGCGGCGTTCGACTTGCTGTGGGCGACCAGTCCTTCAACGGCCATGCTTCAGATGGCGCGCGTCG GCGTACGGGCCTACGAGCCAGTGCTGCGGTACCTGCTGCGCTGGCTACAGCGGCAACAGCGCTCGCGGCGGAACCACTGCTCGAAGTGGACCACAGCTGCTCCCGACAACCTGGACGCTGCACTCGAGTCGCGGGCGCTGTCCCTGGCGCTTCGCGCCTTCCTCGCGTGGCCGGGCGCACCAGAGCTCGTGTTGCCGGGGCTGGAGCACCTAAGCCCCGAGCAACTTTTCTTCCTCTTCTACGCACTCAACCAGTGCGAATCCAACAGTCCCGACGTTGAGCAGATGCTCGCTACGAAGAAGAAG CGCTCTCGTGGGACAGCCAGACCTGGCCTTGCTGCCTGGGTCAACAGGGTGACTTCGACGAACGAGGACTTTGCCCGCGCCTTCAAGTGTACTCAGGTGCCAAAGCAGCCCAACCCTTTTCAGGACTGCAGCAAAGCGGCGGCCTAG
- the LOC142581884 gene encoding uncharacterized protein LOC142581884 isoform X1: MQQLLSTYRSAVSPRTETPPDTAAVTDYDDNANEHYWNTGGVRTGGGEAERGRPASCLAVVGTLVVLLALLLASALALTRLSSEWESARRSPETTDSTEPPHYVTPKARRHGERPAACRTEACAAAASNVSLDTTVHPCGDLYGHVCNNWIRGGAGRAEALDARSYRRTVDHAHQAALSRALHKILARRTGSRSLPYALQHLYRKCLKPRPEDGVQFRSKLLDSAGVAPWPQPRRDTANAEDVSKVLGNAYYFTNEPVLLRMGVGADGLVFLAEPRLLMDGPAATPGDVAQAAAAAFVSAGGQLPPPVDVNRVEKLLDSARRGDDTPPWNTTMHLPEVEPDGGRQRTAKIPQSAWASWNLRTVIEEAFEPREAISEVVVRAPNYVEALPDLLKQVKEHELLNYLGLRTSLLASRLLPAGPEKQLLCRLTDVDDVAPARTADEHCVRMIAKYEPALALYALSTRSSLVTGLDADTLLVFLHRQLSSLLRAGALGADNDSLSSKLADRADALPWVGPAPEWLNNATTRQAYIARFYDTTAPPASSSKGAAPAVFGWMQEKVVNEHLALNEPDQFVDAHWTPGLLSTRCRVVLREEQSVATGGDEEGNDDDPVKGLPEATLQVPPAAFDLLWATSPSTAMLQMARVGVRAYEPVLRYLLRWLQRQQRSRRNHCSKWTTAAPDNLDAALESRALSLALRAFLAWPGAPELVLPGLEHLSPEQLFFLFYALNQCESNSPDVEQMLATKKKRSRGTARPGLAAWVNRVTSTNEDFARAFKCTQVPKQPNPFQDCSKAAA; the protein is encoded by the exons ATGCAGCAGTTGCTTTCCACGTACCGCAGCGCAGTGAGCCCGCGCACCGAGACACCACCAGACACGGCTGCAGTTACCGACTATGACGACAACGCAAATGAACATTACTGG AACACCGGCGGTGTTCGCACTGGCGGCGGCGAGGCCGAGCGCGGCCGCCCGGCCTCGTGTCTCGCGGTGGTCGGTACCCTGGTCGTCTTGCTCGCCCTGTTGCTGGCCAGCGCGCTCGCGCTGACGAGGTTGAGCAGCGAGTGGGAGAGCGCTCGCCGCTCCCCCGAGACCACGGACAGCACGGAGCCGCCGCACTACGTCACGCCGAAGGCCCGTCGCCACGGCGAGCGCCCCGCCGCTTGCCGTACCGAGGCGTGCGCTGCGGCCGCCAGTAACGTTAGCCTGGACACGACGGTCCACCCGTGCGGCGATCTGTACGGCCACGTCTGCAACAACTGGATCAGAGGGGGCGCCGGCCG GGCGGAGGCTTTGGACGCACGTAGCTACCGACGCACAGTAGATCACGCACACCAGGCCGCGCTGTCTCGCGCCCTGCACAAGATCCTGGCGCGCAGAACAGGCAGCCGATCGCTGCCGTATGCACTGCAGCATCTCTACCGCAAGTGTCTCAAGCCAAGACCCGAAGACGGGGTCCAGTTTCGCTCCAAGCTGCTCGACAGCGCTGGCGTCGCACCGTGGCCGCAGCCCCGTCGGGACACGGCGAACGCCGAGGACgtgtccaag GTTCTGGGCAACGCGTACTACTTCACGAATGAGCCGGTGCTCCTGCGAATGGGAGTGGGTGCCGACGGGCTCGTGTTTCTTGCCGAGCCCCGGCTGCTCATGGACGGCCCCGCGGCGACACCAGGCGACGTGGCACAGGCGGCCGCCGCGGCTTTCGTGTCGGCGGGAGGGCAACTGCCGCCACCAGTCGACGTTAACCGAGTCGAAAAGCTATTGGACTCGGCCCGAAGGGGTGACGACACTCCGCCGTGGAACACAACGATGCACCTGCCCG AGGTGGAACCGGATGGCGGCCGGCAGCGTACCGCCAAGATACCGCAGAGCGCCTGGGCCTCTTGGAACCTGCGCACGGTCATCGAGGAGGCGTTCGAGCCTCGCGAGGCCATCAGCGAAGTCGTCGTCCGGGCACCGAACTACGTCGAGGCGTTGCCGGACTTGCTCAAG CAAGTGAAGGAGCACGAGCTACTCAACTACCTGGGCCTGCGCACATCTCTGCTGGCGTCCCGCCTGCTGCCAGCCGGCCCTGAGAAGCAGCTGCTTTGTCGGCTCACTGATGTCGATGACGTTGCGCCGGCCCGCACTGCCGACGAGCACTGCGTCCGAATGATAG CGAAGTACGAGCCGGCGCTGGCGCTATACGCTCTGTCTACACGGTCGTCGCTGGTGACCGGCCTGGATGCCGATACACTGCTGGTATTCCTGCACCGCCAGCTGTCCAGCCTGTTGCGCGCAGGGGCCCTGGGTGCCGACAACGATTCCCTCTCGAGCAAACTGGCAGACCGTGCGGACGCCCTGCCTTGGGTGGGGCCTGCCCCGGAATGGCTCAACAATGCCACCACGCGCCAGGCATACATCGCCAG GTTCTACGACACGACCGCGCCGCCTGCGTCCTCTTCAAAGGGCGCCGCGCCAGCCGTGTTCGGCTGGATGCAGGAGAAGGTGGTCAACGAACACCTGGCGCTCAACGAGCCTGACCAGTTCGTGGACGCCCACTGGACGCCCGGCCTCTTATCGACGCGCTGCAGGGTCGTGCTGCGCGAAGAGCAGTCAGTCGCCACCGGCGGGGACGAAGAAGGGAACGACGACGACCCAGTCAAGGGGCTCCCGGAGGCCACGCTTCAG GTACCACCGGCGGCGTTCGACTTGCTGTGGGCGACCAGTCCTTCAACGGCCATGCTTCAGATGGCGCGCGTCG GCGTACGGGCCTACGAGCCAGTGCTGCGGTACCTGCTGCGCTGGCTACAGCGGCAACAGCGCTCGCGGCGGAACCACTGCTCGAAGTGGACCACAGCTGCTCCCGACAACCTGGACGCTGCACTCGAGTCGCGGGCGCTGTCCCTGGCGCTTCGCGCCTTCCTCGCGTGGCCGGGCGCACCAGAGCTCGTGTTGCCGGGGCTGGAGCACCTAAGCCCCGAGCAACTTTTCTTCCTCTTCTACGCACTCAACCAGTGCGAATCCAACAGTCCCGACGTTGAGCAGATGCTCGCTACGAAGAAGAAG CGCTCTCGTGGGACAGCCAGACCTGGCCTTGCTGCCTGGGTCAACAGGGTGACTTCGACGAACGAGGACTTTGCCCGCGCCTTCAAGTGTACTCAGGTGCCAAAGCAGCCCAACCCTTTTCAGGACTGCAGCAAAGCGGCGGCCTAG